Part of the Alistipes sp. ZOR0009 genome, TTCGAGGAACAAAGCAGGCGCACCCAATCACGGCTAGCATCAATGTAAAAATACTCGACTTTGCAGGAGATTCTATGCTGCAGTCGCTAGTATGCAATAGCCAAACCATTATCGCGAGAGCAGGCTATAGCACCATCATGGATCTAAATGCGTTAAAAAAAGGTGCGGTACTGATTCCAACGCCTCATCAACCCGAGCAGGAGTACCTAGCACAATGGCTCGATGGCAAGCGAGGATTCGAATACTGCTCGCAACGTAAAAAAGATTTAGAGAAATTTTTCTGATTTTGGTAGCCGCAAATTGGTTAACCATCAGCACTTACCCCAACAACAGCTATGCAAAAAACCGTACTCATCACCGGCTCTTCAAGCGGAATAGGAAAAGCCACCGTGAAATATTTTCAAGAAAGAGGCTGGAATGTAGCAGCAACTATGCGCCAGCCTGATAAAGAACAAGAGCTTCGCGCTTTGCCTAATGTAAAACTCTACACATTAGATGTTACCAATAACGAAAGCATAGATAACGCCCTACAGCAAGTAACAACGGATTTTGGTCGTATTGATGTACTAGTAAACAATGCTGGCTATGCGGCCATTGGCATCTTCGAGGCTGCAGACAGGGATATCATTCAACGTCAATTCAACACCAACGTATTTGGACTTATGGCAATGTCTAAAGCAATTCTTCCTATTTTTAGAAAGAACAAGGGGGGAACTATCGTTAATGTAGCCTCGGTAGGAGGGCGCCTTTGCTTCCCGTTGTATAGCCTATATCATGCTACGAAATGGGCTGTTGATGGTTTTTCAGAATCGCTACAATACGAACTTAAACCATTTAATATAAAAGTTCGTATCATAGAGCCAGGACTTATTAAAACCGATTTCTACAGCCGCTCACAGCAGGTACTAGCCATGAACGAAGAACCTGAATATGAGCAGCTGCTTTCTAAAGGAGAAAAAACGATCTCCAACTTTACCCAAATGGGCTCGAATCCCGAGACGGTTGCTAAATGCATCTATAAGGCTGCCATCTCCACTAGCGGAAAGCTGCGCTATCCCATAGCAGGAGGAGCTCGACTGTTTCTTCTTATGCGTTGGATTACCCCCGATCGCTTATTCAGAACTTTTGTACAAAAAGTATACTTCGGTCGCAAAGCCTAAACAACATCCTAAAAACCCAACAAACTTCAATAATCTACCCATGCACAAGAGGAGTTTTAATGAGAATTGAGCCCTTTTTCTTACTTTCGTCGGCTAATGAGTAAGCTAAAACACATCGTCGCTATACTGCTGCTCGGGCTAGCACTGCTCGACTGCATCGATGTGTGCATGATAACCAGCAACAGCGAACAAATTCCTTTTTCGAAAAATTTTGCAGCTGCCGTTGCCCTGCACCACCACCACCACGAGGATTTAGCAAACACTTACACCTACGAACTTAGCACAAAGCTAGAAAGTCTACCCAACACATGGATAGAATATAGCCTACCTCTTTTTTATTGCTACTCTTGCCGCATATGGCAGCCTCCTCAATAACAACAGGTAATAACTAAAGATACAAAGTTCATCCGTTTACCATTGTGTTGCTTTTGGCTCGCAATGGCTATACCATATTGTATCCTGAACAAATCAAAACAAACAGCAACTTAAATAAATCGCAATGTCTTCTGAAAAGAAAAACGTAGCAGGAATTTCCGTGTTGGCAGCCATATTTCTAACAGGATTCAAGCTCGTAGTTGGACTACTCACTGGTAGCTTAGGGATACTATCCGAAGCGCTTCACTCTGCTTTAGACATGGTAGCTGCAGTTATCACCTACTATTCCGTACGCATCTCCGACCGTCCAGCCGATAAAAATCATAACTACGGCCACGGTAAG contains:
- a CDS encoding SDR family oxidoreductase encodes the protein MQKTVLITGSSSGIGKATVKYFQERGWNVAATMRQPDKEQELRALPNVKLYTLDVTNNESIDNALQQVTTDFGRIDVLVNNAGYAAIGIFEAADRDIIQRQFNTNVFGLMAMSKAILPIFRKNKGGTIVNVASVGGRLCFPLYSLYHATKWAVDGFSESLQYELKPFNIKVRIIEPGLIKTDFYSRSQQVLAMNEEPEYEQLLSKGEKTISNFTQMGSNPETVAKCIYKAAISTSGKLRYPIAGGARLFLLMRWITPDRLFRTFVQKVYFGRKA